In Juglans regia cultivar Chandler chromosome 5, Walnut 2.0, whole genome shotgun sequence, the following are encoded in one genomic region:
- the LOC109008733 gene encoding uncharacterized protein LOC109008733 yields the protein MRQQGQYTHSGVNTYASSQMHQMSTQRMEQKLGPFEGRLEAFTPEREHPYGTSNAEGRWKWERDGSKVSNSVASYMSNEGQGSDAPRSYFHGQRPDPKLALEKQSNSDTRSQTHEENMDLGFEDNALLQTFEGLEQKFHDDIMKLAKEQNEIEDAENARHRERINTINAQYEEQLVALRARHASRREEFLQRESQARHHQYQKAMMDQYPNSSMGSSDPHGYIGIASSGAVGEARRGYNTDHFDSYGERARFLGGARDEGLESRGPYPGGRVYDTGSRYY from the exons ATGAGACAGCAGGGGCAGTATACCCATTCGGGTGTCAATACATATGCCAGCAGCCAGATGCATCAAATGTCTACTCAGAGGATGGAGCAGAAGCTGGGTCCTTTTGAAGGACGACTGGAGGCCTTCACTCCTGAGAGGGAACATCCATATGGGACCTCAAATGCAGAGGGACGATGGAAATGGGAAAGGGATGGATCAAAAGTCTCAAATTCAGTGGCATCTTATATGTCCAATGAAG GCCAAGGGAGTGATGCTCCaagatcctattttcatggtcAGAGGCCTGATCCAAAACTAGCTTTAGAAAAACAAAGCAACAGTGACACCAGATCCCAAACTCATGAAGAAAATATGGACCTTGGTTTTGAGGACAATGCTCTGTTGCAGACTTTTGAAGGTCTTGAGCAAAAATTCCATGATGATATTATGAAACTAGCCAAGGAGCAGAATGAAATTGAGGATGCTGAAAATGCTCGGCATAGAGAG AGAATAAACACAATAAACGCTCAGTATGAGGAACAACTAGTAGCACTTCGAGCTCGGCATGCCAGTCGTAGAGAAGAATTCCTACAGAGGGAATCTCAAGCACGGCATCATCAGTACCAGAAAGCCATGATGGATCAGTACCCTAACAGTAGCATGGGCTCTAGCGATCCTCATGGTTACATTGGAATTGCAAGCTCAGGTGCTGTGGGAGAAGCACGTAGAGGCTATAATACTGATCATTTTGATTCATACGGAGAACGGGCTCGATTTCTTGGGGGTGCCAGAGATGAGGGACTCGAGTCAAGAGGTCCATATCCTGGTGGTCGTGTTTATGATACTGGATCCCGCTACTACTAA